A genomic window from Helicobacter suis HS1 includes:
- the trmB gene encoding tRNA (guanosine(46)-N7)-methyltransferase TrmB yields MPHLIASSAKLPTFPFEEGGFIFLCEARSLRNPHLSMLRVNYPSEHGLYDFCILKIEQERGFLFKGEKSTRPIPVNILKQALRVLARYCQNTEGNLGLDLVKPCACLIDWSVFKIPSSFHLEIGFGSGRHLLNKAMSNPEEFYIGVEVHTPSIEQVLRQIKILGLQNLYITYADARTLLEVLPKRCVGLDVHFPVPWPKNPQRRIWTAKTLAHMLAILRPKSLLWLRTDNLDYFKESLHLALDLPHCTMQVFKNSAQEMVVSKYEARWKRQHKDIYDLHLQIEDMPDKSQQPLLLKCSTKISINPSLKACTLWHNQVVQQDYFLRVVDVLEYKNLWLLVVSLGDLQAPLNKVLVLDKNKGSLEYIGGLPFNTKAHRYAHQKLEEILG; encoded by the coding sequence ATGCCACATTTGATCGCTAGTAGTGCTAAATTACCTACTTTTCCCTTTGAAGAGGGAGGGTTTATATTCCTCTGTGAAGCTAGAAGCTTGAGAAATCCACACTTAAGCATGTTGCGTGTGAACTATCCTAGCGAACATGGACTTTATGATTTTTGTATTCTAAAGATAGAACAAGAAAGAGGATTTTTATTTAAAGGGGAAAAATCCACACGGCCTATTCCTGTTAACATTCTCAAACAAGCCCTCCGTGTTTTAGCGCGTTATTGCCAAAATACAGAAGGGAATTTAGGGCTTGATCTAGTTAAACCGTGTGCTTGTTTAATTGATTGGAGTGTTTTTAAAATCCCTTCTTCTTTTCATCTTGAAATTGGTTTTGGATCAGGCCGCCACTTATTAAATAAAGCCATGTCTAACCCAGAGGAATTTTATATCGGTGTGGAAGTGCATACACCCTCTATAGAGCAAGTGTTGCGCCAAATTAAAATCTTAGGGCTACAAAATCTTTATATCACCTATGCAGATGCCAGAACCCTTTTAGAAGTTTTGCCAAAGCGCTGTGTGGGTTTAGATGTGCATTTTCCAGTGCCTTGGCCTAAAAATCCACAGCGCCGTATTTGGACTGCAAAAACCCTTGCGCATATGCTAGCTATACTACGCCCCAAAAGCTTGTTATGGCTTAGAACAGATAATCTTGATTATTTTAAAGAGAGTTTACATTTAGCACTTGATCTACCCCATTGCACCATGCAAGTCTTTAAAAATAGCGCGCAGGAAATGGTAGTTAGCAAGTATGAAGCCCGTTGGAAAAGACAGCATAAAGATATTTATGATTTGCATTTACAAATAGAGGATATGCCAGATAAATCACAACAACCCTTGCTGCTGAAATGTAGCACAAAAATTTCTATTAACCCCTCTCTTAAGGCTTGTACTTTGTGGCACAATCAGGTTGTACAACAAGATTACTTTTTAAGAGTTGTAGATGTGCTAGAATATAAGAATTTGTGGCTACTGGTGGTAAGTCTAGGGGATCTTCAAGCGCCCTTGAATAAAGTTCTTGTATTGGATAAAAATAAAGGGAGTTTAGAGTATATAGGGGGTTTGCCTTTTAACACAAAAGCCCACCGTTATGCTCACCAAAAGTTAGAGGAAATATTGGGGTAG
- a CDS encoding SEL1-like repeat protein — MLPAENEVSALVEKGLVLEGRGRDYEAFNIYNRAHKNGDLLGTAFVGKMYLGGWGVRADACRAINYFEFVIQRVRSDSSLAMIVAKVGLASAYAEGKCVFINRDIALRLIEEVLFANGGGDYKTKTWNLDKLQARNFTNAHVRKHYIGAALYMLGNGADPTSMAATDVKILRKAAEFGNQYALRQLQNTNLPPKPKEFIKEFINY, encoded by the coding sequence TTGCTACCAGCAGAAAATGAAGTTAGCGCTTTGGTTGAAAAAGGTTTAGTGCTAGAAGGTAGAGGACGCGACTATGAAGCCTTTAATATCTATAACCGTGCACATAAAAACGGAGATTTATTGGGTACAGCCTTTGTAGGCAAAATGTATTTAGGCGGCTGGGGAGTTAGAGCAGATGCATGTAGGGCGATTAATTATTTTGAATTTGTGATTCAACGCGTACGCAGTGATAGTAGTTTAGCTATGATAGTGGCTAAAGTAGGGCTAGCTAGCGCTTATGCAGAGGGTAAATGTGTTTTTATCAATAGAGATATAGCCCTTAGATTGATTGAAGAGGTTTTATTTGCCAATGGAGGTGGGGATTACAAAACAAAAACATGGAATTTGGATAAACTACAAGCGCGGAATTTTACAAATGCCCATGTACGCAAACACTACATCGGTGCGGCTTTGTATATGCTTGGTAATGGAGCTGATCCTACATCTATGGCGGCTACAGATGTAAAAATTTTAAGAAAAGCCGCAGAATTTGGAAACCAATATGCGCTTAGACAATTACAAAACACTAATCTACCCCCAAAACCCAAAGAGTTTATCAAAGAGTTTATCAATTATTAA
- a CDS encoding CvpA family protein, with product MGYYIDIALAVLIVGVGLRGFYNGFIDEVSGLLGIVLGVFLASRWAERVGSWFSSHVYAFHDPSMSSLVGFVLVLACVWIAFLVTGVIVSKAIVLSNLGIIDRILGFLFGCTKIFLILAFLLYTISRLSFMKSLDVYLHAHSQIYPYMHTIASHVLQLKEVQEIGEMIEQKAKRAKKENLPESLDPTKVKNNLETTQEGANPQKSH from the coding sequence ATGGGTTATTATATCGACATTGCTTTGGCGGTGCTTATTGTGGGAGTTGGACTCCGCGGGTTTTATAATGGTTTTATTGATGAAGTGTCTGGTTTATTGGGGATTGTTTTAGGGGTTTTTCTAGCATCTAGATGGGCAGAAAGGGTGGGGTCTTGGTTTTCCTCGCATGTATATGCCTTCCATGACCCCTCTATGTCTAGTTTGGTGGGTTTTGTATTAGTGCTTGCCTGCGTGTGGATTGCTTTTTTAGTAACAGGAGTGATTGTGAGTAAGGCTATTGTCCTGAGCAATTTAGGAATTATAGATCGCATTTTAGGGTTTTTATTTGGTTGTACTAAGATATTTTTAATTCTAGCCTTTTTACTCTACACCATTTCACGCCTCTCTTTTATGAAAAGCTTAGATGTTTATTTGCACGCCCACAGCCAAATTTATCCCTATATGCACACCATTGCCTCCCATGTGCTCCAGCTTAAAGAAGTACAAGAAATTGGTGAAATGATTGAGCAAAAGGCCAAGAGAGCTAAAAAAGAGAATTTGCCTGAGAGTTTAGACCCTACAAAGGTTAAAAACAATTTAGAAACTACACAAGAGGGTGCAAACCCGCAAAAATCCCATTGA
- the lysS gene encoding lysine--tRNA ligase, with translation MFDNAYIKQRIQKVDLLRAVSKNPYDNQVERTLDNATFLKRFETLQNQAESKDPSSICALVGRLRFIRLMGKACFIKIEDQSALLQVYLSQNDLGKESFDLFKKCVEVGDILNVVGYPFVTKTGELSLHATSYKILTKSIVPLPEKFHGLSDIELRYRQRYLDLVVNPTVKEVFKTRSVIVATIRRFFEEKGFLEVETPMMHPIAGGANARPFITYHNALEVERYLRIAPELYLKRLVVGGFEAVFEINRNFRNEGMDHSHNPEFTMLEFYWAYKTYEDLITLTQELFHKLLQVLNLPLKIPYQDQEIDFSAFRVLSFKQALIEVGGLEAELLEDSSKLLVFLEKQGAHLEGLITHGKLLAEAFDLCVESKLINPTFITEYPIEISPLARRNDTNPAIADRFELFIAGKEIANGFSELNDPLDQYQRFEEQVKAKESGDEEAQLMDTDYVWALGLGMPPTAGEGIGIDRLVMLLTNSKTIKDVILFPAMKPEKDGHA, from the coding sequence ATGTTTGATAATGCCTACATTAAACAACGCATACAAAAAGTAGATTTGTTGCGTGCTGTGTCCAAAAACCCTTATGATAACCAAGTAGAGCGCACTTTAGATAACGCCACATTTTTAAAGCGCTTTGAAACTTTGCAAAATCAAGCAGAGTCTAAAGACCCCTCTAGTATTTGTGCTTTGGTGGGGCGTTTGCGCTTTATCCGCTTAATGGGCAAGGCCTGCTTTATTAAGATTGAAGATCAAAGCGCGTTATTACAAGTTTATCTCTCACAAAATGATTTAGGCAAAGAATCTTTTGATCTGTTTAAAAAGTGCGTAGAGGTGGGTGATATTCTTAATGTGGTGGGCTATCCCTTTGTTACTAAAACAGGAGAATTAAGTTTACACGCCACTTCTTATAAAATTCTTACTAAATCCATTGTACCTTTGCCTGAAAAATTTCATGGCCTTAGTGATATTGAACTACGCTACCGCCAACGCTATCTAGATCTAGTGGTTAACCCCACAGTTAAAGAGGTTTTTAAAACCCGTAGTGTGATTGTGGCTACTATCCGCCGTTTTTTTGAGGAAAAAGGGTTTTTAGAAGTAGAAACGCCTATGATGCACCCTATTGCTGGGGGAGCTAATGCGCGTCCTTTTATCACCTATCATAATGCCTTAGAAGTAGAGCGTTATTTAAGAATTGCGCCTGAGTTGTATTTAAAACGCTTGGTAGTGGGTGGATTTGAAGCGGTTTTTGAAATCAACCGCAATTTTAGAAACGAGGGCATGGATCATTCCCATAACCCGGAATTTACCATGCTGGAGTTTTATTGGGCTTATAAAACTTATGAGGATTTAATCACCCTCACACAAGAACTTTTTCATAAACTATTGCAGGTTTTAAACTTGCCCTTAAAAATCCCCTATCAAGATCAAGAGATTGATTTTAGCGCCTTTAGAGTGCTTAGTTTTAAACAGGCTTTAATAGAGGTTGGGGGATTGGAGGCTGAGTTATTAGAGGATAGTTCTAAACTTTTGGTATTTTTAGAAAAACAAGGGGCTCATTTGGAAGGGTTGATCACACATGGCAAACTTTTAGCGGAGGCTTTTGATCTATGCGTTGAGTCTAAATTAATTAATCCTACCTTTATTACAGAATATCCGATTGAAATTAGCCCCCTAGCGCGCCGTAATGACACTAATCCAGCAATTGCCGATCGTTTTGAACTCTTCATCGCGGGTAAAGAAATTGCCAATGGTTTTAGTGAACTTAATGATCCGCTAGATCAATACCAGCGTTTTGAAGAACAGGTAAAGGCTAAAGAAAGCGGAGATGAAGAGGCGCAGTTAATGGATACAGATTATGTTTGGGCACTTGGATTAGGTATGCCCCCTACAGCGGGTGAGGGTATTGGCATTGATCGTCTAGTGATGTTATTAACCAATTCTAAAACGATTAAAGATGTGATCTTGTTTCCGGCTATGAAACCTGAAAAGGACGGGCATGCCTAA
- the lnt gene encoding apolipoprotein N-acyltransferase produces MFLSPPYLGCLIAPHLKILLGLETFLAPLSMLACLLVKAKQRVFFGFCVGLGLFYWCALSFRYNDYPFFMPLIIILVALCYAGVFYLVLYQQFLFYRVVTLWLTSYIHPFGFDWLVPDAFFAYSLFKVDKLHFLMILIALALYVYKNPLVKPFYMKSLASLILLFCLEYPHTSAPLKGIKPIRTHVNQENKWQHPIFENHIHYNLEQIQQAIKEHQKIVILPETAFSIALNQSNLLHTLIQLGQQITIITGALYKENHTIYNSTYIFHDNTYNYAHKVILAPFGETMPFPKFIADYLDRFFFGSEVFSLGSAPNFTDFNLNGFAFRPLVCYEGTSQRAYTNSPPHLIVVSNNAWFVPSIEPFLQRMLLKYYARRFSKTIIHSVNKSPAYILSPTLLGDQNF; encoded by the coding sequence TTGTTTTTATCTCCCCCTTATTTAGGTTGTTTGATCGCACCCCACCTTAAAATTTTACTAGGTTTAGAAACTTTTTTAGCCCCTTTAAGCATGCTAGCATGTTTACTAGTTAAAGCCAAACAGCGCGTTTTTTTTGGGTTTTGTGTGGGTTTAGGGTTGTTTTATTGGTGTGCTTTGAGTTTTCGTTATAACGACTATCCTTTTTTTATGCCCCTTATCATCATTCTAGTCGCTCTTTGTTATGCTGGGGTTTTCTACCTCGTTCTTTATCAACAATTTTTGTTTTACCGTGTTGTTACGCTATGGCTTACCAGTTATATCCACCCTTTTGGATTTGATTGGCTAGTTCCAGATGCCTTTTTTGCCTATTCTTTGTTTAAGGTGGATAAGCTACATTTCTTAATGATTTTAATCGCTCTAGCTCTTTATGTGTATAAAAATCCCCTAGTCAAGCCCTTTTACATGAAATCTTTGGCCAGCTTGATTTTATTATTCTGTTTAGAATATCCCCATACCTCCGCGCCCCTTAAAGGTATTAAGCCTATTAGAACCCATGTGAATCAAGAAAACAAATGGCAACACCCAATCTTTGAAAACCACATTCATTACAATTTAGAGCAAATCCAACAGGCCATTAAAGAACACCAAAAAATAGTGATCTTACCTGAAACAGCCTTTTCTATCGCGCTTAATCAAAGTAATTTACTCCACACTCTAATACAGCTAGGGCAGCAAATTACAATTATCACCGGTGCCCTTTATAAAGAAAACCACACGATCTATAATTCCACCTATATTTTCCACGACAACACCTATAATTATGCCCATAAAGTGATCTTAGCCCCCTTTGGAGAAACCATGCCCTTTCCTAAATTTATCGCTGATTACTTAGATCGCTTTTTCTTTGGTAGTGAGGTTTTTAGCTTAGGCAGTGCCCCCAACTTTACAGATTTTAATCTCAATGGCTTTGCTTTTAGACCCTTAGTTTGCTATGAGGGGACTTCTCAAAGGGCTTATACAAATAGCCCCCCTCATCTGATTGTGGTGAGTAATAATGCTTGGTTTGTGCCTAGTATCGAGCCTTTTTTACAAAGAATGTTACTCAAATACTACGCACGACGTTTTTCTAAAACCATTATCCATAGCGTGAATAAATCCCCAGCCTATATTCTTTCCCCCACTTTACTAGGCGATCAAAATTTTTAA
- a CDS encoding ABC transporter ATP-binding protein has product MLEAIEIGHKFDTWLYQDLHLEAKAGESIALLGVSGSGKSSLLNHLSTMLKPLHGKVRLLEHSDIYALPLKTLLELRRHLLGIIFQAHYLFRGFNALENLQVASILSKTPIEMELLETLGIAHTLKQQIGELSGGQQQRLSIARVLTKQPKIIFADEPTGNLDTSTALAVMQAMHNYIQAQQGVLILATHDEKIARGCSRIFLLENQRLRPL; this is encoded by the coding sequence ATGTTAGAGGCTATAGAAATTGGCCACAAATTTGATACATGGTTATACCAAGATTTGCACTTAGAGGCAAAGGCAGGGGAGTCTATTGCGCTTTTGGGTGTGAGTGGGAGCGGGAAGTCTAGTTTACTCAACCACCTATCTACCATGCTAAAACCCTTGCATGGCAAAGTACGGCTCTTAGAACATAGCGATATTTATGCCCTACCTTTAAAAACCTTGCTAGAGTTAAGACGCCATTTATTAGGGATTATTTTCCAAGCCCACTACCTTTTTAGAGGGTTTAATGCTTTAGAAAATTTACAAGTTGCCTCTATTTTGTCTAAAACACCCATTGAAATGGAATTATTAGAAACGCTAGGGATTGCCCATACCCTAAAGCAACAAATTGGAGAGCTTAGCGGCGGGCAACAACAACGGCTTTCTATCGCTAGAGTTTTAACCAAACAACCTAAGATCATCTTTGCAGACGAGCCCACCGGCAATTTAGACACTTCCACCGCTTTAGCTGTCATGCAAGCCATGCATAACTATATCCAAGCACAACAGGGGGTTTTAATACTAGCCACCCATGATGAAAAGATTGCGCGCGGTTGTTCACGGATTTTCCTTTTAGAAAACCAGCGTTTACGCCCCCTTTGA
- a CDS encoding AI-2E family transporter, which yields MRPVYFFWLLFGIAFYWMLYLYEDFLMDLLIAGLLCVTVFWLKEFFDKHMRNLFSSLLCVLVLLSCLVIPLYFLIYKSMDFVFHLNLERLSFFINKFKTDLLMYVQDFPTLSQYAHKILSNVSAQALMSYILHFSSDIGKYSLKFASDTVMVLVFLFLCFFYGQTFYSYILEVLPFEKIQSKGIFREVAGILRVVLLTSIINVVLQGVAFAGLVVWFKLDWLSLGVLYGLSALIPIVGGALVWIPVAFYEMYRGNITGAVVIALYSLILIGGLIDSLIKPWLIGFIKRRVLKISLKINEILIFFSILAGISKFGFWGIAVGPTITAFFIVLLRVYEKVFTSTARKMPSQGI from the coding sequence ATGCGACCGGTATACTTCTTTTGGCTTCTTTTTGGCATTGCCTTTTATTGGATGCTTTACCTGTATGAGGATTTCTTAATGGATTTACTCATTGCTGGGTTACTCTGTGTAACTGTGTTTTGGCTTAAAGAGTTTTTTGATAAACATATGCGCAATCTCTTTAGCTCTTTGCTCTGTGTATTAGTGTTGTTAAGTTGCCTAGTTATTCCGCTTTATTTTCTCATTTATAAAAGCATGGATTTTGTCTTTCATCTAAATTTAGAGCGCCTTTCTTTCTTTATCAATAAATTTAAAACCGACCTATTGATGTATGTACAAGACTTCCCCACCCTTAGCCAATACGCGCATAAGATTTTATCCAATGTTTCTGCGCAGGCTCTCATGTCTTATATTTTGCATTTTAGTAGCGATATTGGCAAGTATAGCTTGAAATTTGCTAGCGATACGGTGATGGTTTTGGTATTTCTATTTTTATGTTTCTTCTATGGACAGACTTTTTATAGTTACATTTTAGAGGTACTCCCTTTTGAAAAAATCCAAAGTAAGGGAATTTTTAGAGAAGTGGCCGGGATTTTACGGGTGGTACTACTCACCTCCATTATTAATGTCGTGTTACAAGGGGTTGCCTTTGCGGGGTTAGTGGTGTGGTTTAAACTTGATTGGCTCTCTTTGGGGGTTTTATACGGATTATCTGCGCTCATTCCTATTGTAGGCGGGGCGTTAGTGTGGATACCTGTGGCATTTTATGAGATGTACCGGGGCAATATCACAGGCGCGGTGGTGATTGCGCTTTATTCTCTTATTTTAATCGGAGGGTTAATTGATAGCTTAATTAAGCCATGGCTGATTGGGTTTATCAAACGGCGGGTACTTAAAATTTCTCTTAAGATCAACGAAATATTAATATTCTTTTCTATTCTGGCTGGTATTAGTAAATTTGGATTTTGGGGAATTGCTGTAGGCCCAACTATCACCGCCTTTTTTATCGTGCTCTTGCGAGTCTATGAAAAAGTCTTCACCTCCACAGCGCGCAAAATGCCCTCGCAAGGAATTTAA
- a CDS encoding fibronectin type III domain-containing protein encodes MASSGKIIFLTCLTLLFVNCSTPHKNHTLSFHKGEETIDANLPVVEGIKTINDVQSVGFEWQPISVPSLIDGFAIYRMQKDQTYRRVGMVKNPLATHYYDEGLTPQTQYYYKIATIGKNGGVSNMSQAISVNTSYINPVESVFASQEGPKEVKIFWSPHPNPSISRYIIQREGPDGKFSNIGVVKNRLYVEYFDKNLPDGQEHRYRVIAESFEGAKSLPSAVVVGRTKAVPRDLSNVQASTDLTRKIKLTWSPSEQSDVVDYRIYAADHADGKFRSIAETKNTNYTDLVDLDGVQRFYKVVAVDKYGLEGAMPAGAISGMTLPRPTTPVITKGTIEDGRAIIQWQSIQDGRVKDYAVYRFDGNSNSQPLRFGNILNTQFIDKNMVSGRKYRYQVVSVDADGLESRPSKEVELRLDR; translated from the coding sequence ATGGCCTCATCCGGGAAAATTATATTCTTGACTTGTTTAACACTACTGTTTGTGAACTGTTCAACCCCTCATAAAAACCACACCCTCTCATTCCACAAGGGAGAAGAAACAATTGATGCGAATTTACCAGTAGTTGAGGGCATTAAAACGATTAATGATGTACAATCTGTAGGGTTTGAGTGGCAACCTATCTCTGTTCCTTCTCTTATTGATGGTTTTGCGATCTATCGCATGCAAAAGGATCAGACCTATAGGCGGGTGGGAATGGTTAAAAATCCACTTGCTACTCATTACTACGATGAGGGTTTAACGCCACAGACTCAGTATTATTACAAAATCGCCACCATCGGCAAAAATGGCGGGGTTTCTAACATGTCTCAGGCCATTAGTGTGAATACATCTTATATTAACCCTGTAGAAAGTGTTTTTGCCAGCCAAGAGGGGCCTAAAGAGGTTAAAATTTTTTGGAGTCCACACCCTAATCCAAGCATTTCTCGCTATATTATCCAGCGAGAAGGTCCTGATGGGAAGTTTTCTAATATTGGGGTAGTTAAAAACCGGTTGTATGTGGAGTATTTTGATAAGAATCTACCAGATGGGCAAGAGCACCGCTACCGCGTGATTGCCGAAAGTTTTGAAGGCGCTAAGTCTTTGCCTAGTGCGGTGGTGGTGGGTAGAACAAAAGCTGTACCTAGAGATTTATCTAATGTGCAGGCTAGTACAGATTTAACACGCAAGATCAAACTCACATGGAGTCCTTCAGAGCAAAGCGATGTTGTGGATTATAGAATCTATGCAGCCGATCATGCAGATGGAAAATTTAGAAGCATTGCAGAGACAAAAAATACAAATTATACAGACTTAGTAGATTTAGATGGAGTACAAAGATTTTATAAAGTAGTGGCTGTGGATAAATATGGACTAGAGGGGGCTATGCCAGCTGGGGCAATTAGTGGCATGACTTTACCGCGACCCACAACGCCTGTTATTACTAAGGGCACGATTGAAGATGGACGGGCTATTATTCAGTGGCAGAGTATCCAAGATGGACGGGTGAAAGATTACGCGGTTTATCGTTTTGATGGCAATTCTAATTCTCAGCCTTTAAGATTTGGCAATATTTTAAATACCCAATTCATTGATAAAAATATGGTAAGTGGCAGAAAATACCGCTACCAAGTGGTGAGTGTAGATGCAGACGGGCTAGAATCGCGGCCAAGTAAAGAAGTAGAGTTGCGTTTGGATCGCTAA
- the dapF gene encoding diaminopimelate epimerase encodes MHLYKYCASGNDFLITSQFKSGDYSALAKQLCHRHYGFGADGLVVLLPHHELAYTWEFYNADGSEAEMCGNASRCAGFYAYKQGLAPCQHAFLSKAGIIRVEVQSLGQTSALVESNLGVPKWLQTLNLEGKTWYLLDTGVPHLVYFVPSLKQIPSTKIALMQTLRERFNANVNIACIIDDHTIQLATYERGVEDITLACGTGMAAVFMAAYQEHHLMPQATLIPPSQEKLSLCLKDNEVYFKGMVEYVGMVLEA; translated from the coding sequence ATGCACCTGTATAAGTACTGCGCAAGTGGCAATGATTTTCTAATTACTAGCCAATTTAAATCAGGTGATTATAGCGCGCTAGCCAAGCAACTTTGCCACCGCCATTATGGTTTTGGTGCCGATGGTTTGGTGGTGTTGCTCCCTCATCATGAATTAGCCTACACTTGGGAGTTTTATAATGCCGATGGGAGTGAGGCTGAGATGTGTGGGAATGCTAGCCGTTGTGCTGGGTTTTATGCTTACAAACAAGGTTTAGCCCCCTGCCAGCATGCTTTTTTAAGTAAGGCTGGAATTATCCGGGTAGAGGTGCAAAGTTTAGGCCAAACATCAGCCCTAGTAGAGAGTAATTTAGGCGTACCCAAATGGTTACAAACTCTAAATTTAGAGGGGAAAACTTGGTATTTACTTGATACCGGCGTGCCCCATTTAGTATATTTCGTGCCCTCTCTTAAACAAATCCCTAGCACTAAGATAGCCTTAATGCAAACACTAAGAGAGCGTTTTAATGCTAATGTCAATATCGCTTGTATTATAGATGATCACACAATCCAACTAGCCACCTATGAAAGAGGTGTTGAGGATATTACTCTAGCCTGTGGTACGGGTATGGCTGCTGTTTTTATGGCTGCTTATCAAGAACATCATTTAATGCCACAAGCCACCCTCATACCACCCAGCCAAGAAAAGTTAAGCTTGTGCTTAAAAGACAATGAAGTCTATTTTAAAGGAATGGTGGAGTATGTGGGCATGGTGCTAGAGGCTTAG
- a CDS encoding cell division ATP-binding protein FtsE — MSSIIFARDLSLGYKRDEWVIKGAHFKIERKDFVFISGASGSGKSTLLRSLYGDLPILGGDLEVCNISVNRASKTFINELRRNIGVVFQDYKLIEEWTVEQNIKLPMIINGYKKEECSIQAEKLLAHVDLLYKSNRYPLELSGGEQQRVAMARAIAHKPFLILADEPTGNLDDYSSDMIWSLLKGANKQLDITIVVVTHRIPSNFNIPYRKIYIKDGEIHEYT; from the coding sequence TTGAGCAGTATTATTTTTGCTAGAGATCTATCTTTAGGTTATAAGCGCGATGAATGGGTGATTAAGGGCGCGCATTTTAAGATTGAGCGCAAGGATTTTGTTTTTATTTCAGGGGCTAGTGGGAGTGGCAAGAGTACTTTACTGCGCTCTTTATATGGGGATTTGCCTATTTTGGGAGGAGATTTAGAGGTGTGTAATATCAGCGTTAATAGAGCCTCTAAAACCTTTATTAATGAGCTGCGGCGCAATATTGGGGTGGTGTTTCAAGATTATAAACTCATTGAAGAATGGACAGTAGAGCAAAATATTAAATTGCCTATGATTATTAATGGTTATAAAAAAGAAGAATGCAGTATTCAGGCTGAAAAGCTCTTAGCCCATGTGGATTTACTTTATAAGTCTAATCGCTATCCATTAGAGCTTAGCGGGGGTGAACAACAACGCGTGGCCATGGCTAGAGCCATTGCCCACAAACCCTTTTTAATTCTAGCCGATGAGCCTACCGGTAATTTAGATGACTATTCTAGTGATATGATTTGGAGCTTACTTAAGGGGGCTAATAAACAATTAGATATTACAATTGTGGTGGTTACGCACAGAATTCCGAGTAATTTTAATATCCCTTATCGCAAGATTTATATCAAAGATGGAGAGATACATGAATACACTTAA
- a CDS encoding RluA family pseudouridine synthase: MERTFTAMQEERLDTFLTKSLGVAKNQILQCIKSSRVQVNDKTILKGGLKLKIGDEVVLKPSQAPLEVYKPTDLKIEILYEDEDILVLNKPPYLAMHPAISLHEPTLVDYLQAKGVTLSTLSGESRCGIVHRLDKNTSGAVVIAKNNATHANLATQLQIREMGRYYLALITEPLKKPMRVECHLGRHPKNRLKMTNLDTLRQNINGGRYSKTDFIPLLSNARGIQLIAAKLYSGRTHQVRAHLESLGRHILGDSLYGKKDNYKGRILLHAYLLYMTHPTSQEKLLFKAQILEDMVECLEKEFQGVAWDGLIRENYILDLFNTTVCELFNPS, encoded by the coding sequence ATTGAACGCACTTTTACTGCTATGCAAGAGGAGCGCTTAGACACTTTTTTAACTAAATCCTTAGGGGTGGCAAAAAATCAGATCTTACAGTGCATTAAATCCTCACGGGTACAGGTTAATGATAAAACAATTTTAAAGGGAGGGTTAAAGCTTAAAATAGGTGATGAGGTGGTATTAAAACCCTCTCAAGCGCCCCTAGAAGTTTATAAGCCTACAGATTTAAAAATAGAAATTCTCTATGAAGATGAGGATATTTTAGTGCTTAATAAACCCCCTTATTTGGCAATGCACCCAGCTATAAGTCTACACGAGCCTACTTTAGTGGATTATTTGCAAGCTAAAGGGGTTACTCTTTCTACTCTTAGTGGTGAATCGCGTTGTGGTATTGTGCACCGTTTAGATAAAAATACAAGTGGCGCGGTTGTGATTGCTAAAAATAACGCCACCCATGCTAACTTGGCCACCCAATTACAAATAAGAGAAATGGGGCGTTATTATTTAGCCCTCATTACAGAACCTTTAAAAAAACCTATGCGTGTGGAGTGCCACTTAGGGCGACACCCTAAAAATCGTTTAAAGATGACTAATTTAGACACGCTTAGACAAAATATAAATGGGGGTAGATATTCTAAAACAGATTTTATTCCTTTGCTTAGTAATGCGCGAGGAATCCAACTTATTGCGGCTAAGTTATACAGTGGCCGTACACACCAAGTACGCGCCCATTTAGAAAGTCTAGGCCGCCACATTTTAGGGGATAGCCTATATGGGAAAAAAGATAACTACAAGGGGCGTATTTTATTGCATGCGTATTTGCTCTATATGACCCACCCTACAAGCCAAGAGAAACTACTTTTTAAAGCCCAAATTCTGGAGGATATGGTAGAATGCCTAGAAAAAGAATTTCAAGGGGTTGCTTGGGATGGCCTCATCCGGGAAAATTATATTCTTGACTTGTTTAACACTACTGTTTGTGAACTGTTCAACCCCTCATAA